The Salinispora tropica CNB-440 genome has a window encoding:
- a CDS encoding 3-hydroxyacyl-CoA dehydrogenase family protein: MTREFASVGVVGLGTMGAGIVEVFARNGIDVVAVEVTEAALERGRATLTGSTDRAVAKGKLAAADRDALLARVNWQVGLEALHSVDLVIEAVPEHLDLKQRIFAELDRICKPETILATNTSSLSVTEISVATTRPNQVIGIHFFNPAPVMKLVEIVRTVVTSAEVVADVEGLCARLGKVDVTINDRAGFIANALLFGYLNHAVSMVEARYASREDIDAAMKLGCGLPMGPLALMDLIGLDTAYEILDTMYRRGGRDRRHAPVPLIKQMVTAGLLGRKSGRGFYTYERPGSPAVVPDEQTPVSAESTLDAGARGIAKVGVVGSGTMATGIIEVFAKAGYEVVSVTRGAEKSAKLFEAVKTSLNKGVVRGKLSEADRDAALGRITWSATLEHLADVDLVVEAVIEELSVKKALFASLDEICKPGVVLATTTSSLPVIDIAMATQRPADVVGLHFFNPAPVMPLVEIVQTIRTSAETTATVKAVCGELGKTGVVCGDRSGFIVNALLFPYLNDAVKMLEASYSTADDIDHAMKLGCGYPMGPFELLDVVGLDVSLAIQRELYLELREPGFAPAPLLEHLVTAGYLGRKAGRGFRDHTRR, translated from the coding sequence GTGACGCGCGAGTTCGCCAGTGTGGGTGTGGTGGGTCTGGGCACCATGGGTGCCGGCATCGTCGAAGTCTTCGCCCGAAATGGCATCGACGTCGTCGCGGTCGAGGTGACCGAGGCGGCGCTGGAGCGCGGCCGTGCCACCCTGACCGGCTCGACCGACCGGGCGGTCGCCAAGGGCAAGCTCGCGGCGGCCGACCGGGACGCGCTCCTGGCCCGCGTCAACTGGCAGGTCGGGCTGGAGGCCCTGCACTCGGTCGACCTGGTGATCGAGGCCGTTCCCGAGCACCTCGATCTGAAGCAGCGGATTTTCGCGGAGCTGGACCGGATCTGCAAGCCCGAGACGATCCTGGCCACCAACACCTCGTCGCTGTCAGTAACCGAAATCTCGGTGGCCACGACCCGCCCCAACCAGGTCATCGGCATCCACTTCTTCAACCCGGCGCCGGTCATGAAGCTGGTTGAGATCGTCCGGACGGTGGTCACCTCGGCCGAGGTGGTCGCCGACGTGGAGGGACTCTGCGCGCGGCTGGGCAAGGTCGATGTGACGATCAACGATCGAGCTGGCTTCATCGCCAACGCCCTCCTCTTCGGCTACCTCAACCATGCGGTCAGCATGGTTGAGGCGCGGTATGCCAGCCGGGAGGACATCGACGCGGCGATGAAGCTCGGCTGTGGTCTGCCGATGGGCCCCTTGGCGTTGATGGATCTGATCGGCCTGGACACCGCGTACGAGATTCTGGACACGATGTACCGGCGGGGCGGCCGGGACCGGCGACACGCCCCGGTGCCGCTGATCAAGCAGATGGTCACCGCCGGTCTGCTCGGTCGGAAGTCAGGGCGTGGCTTCTACACCTACGAGCGGCCCGGTTCGCCGGCGGTCGTACCGGACGAGCAGACGCCGGTGAGCGCGGAGTCGACGCTCGACGCCGGCGCGCGTGGCATCGCGAAGGTCGGTGTGGTCGGTTCCGGGACGATGGCGACCGGCATCATCGAAGTGTTCGCCAAGGCCGGCTACGAGGTGGTCTCGGTGACCCGGGGGGCGGAGAAGTCCGCCAAGCTCTTCGAGGCGGTCAAGACCTCGCTCAACAAGGGCGTGGTGCGGGGCAAGCTGAGTGAGGCCGACCGGGACGCCGCGCTGGGCCGGATCACCTGGTCCGCCACGTTGGAGCACCTCGCCGACGTCGACCTGGTGGTCGAGGCGGTCATCGAGGAGCTGAGTGTCAAGAAGGCGCTCTTCGCCAGCCTCGACGAGATCTGCAAGCCCGGTGTCGTTCTCGCCACCACCACCTCGTCGCTGCCGGTGATCGATATCGCGATGGCCACCCAGCGTCCGGCGGACGTGGTGGGCCTGCACTTCTTCAACCCAGCGCCGGTCATGCCGCTGGTGGAGATCGTGCAGACCATCCGTACGTCGGCGGAGACCACCGCCACCGTGAAGGCGGTCTGCGGGGAGCTGGGCAAGACCGGTGTGGTCTGCGGTGACCGCTCCGGGTTCATCGTCAACGCGCTGCTCTTCCCGTACCTCAACGACGCGGTGAAGATGCTGGAGGCGAGCTACTCGACCGCTGACGACATCGACCATGCGATGAAGCTCGGCTGTGGGTACCCGATGGGCCCGTTCGAGTTGCTCGACGTGGTCGGCCTCGACGTGTCCCTGGCGATCCAGCGAGAGCTGTACCTGGAGCTGCGTGAGCCGGGGTTCGCCCCCGCTCCGCTGCTGGAGCACCTGGTCACCGCCGGCTACCTGGGCCGGAAGGCTGGCCGGGGCTTCCGCGATCACACCCGCCGCTGA
- a CDS encoding aldehyde dehydrogenase family protein: MTAVYVPGTPVIEDGRLVSTNPATGAEAGRLPVASPTDVEATVARARAAGGWWAGLGVAARRERLLRWRTRLASRIEELAELVHVEGGKPVAEAVIEVVTAVEHLDWAARNAKRVLGPRRVRTRLMLAEFSAHLEYQPYGVVGVIGPWNYPVFTPIGSIAYALAAGNAVVLKPSEYTPAVGQWLVDSFAEVVHEEPVFSAVHGLGEVGAALCRSGVDKVAFTGSTATGRKVMAACAESLTPVLIEAGGKDAMIVDTDADLDAAAAAAVWGGFTNAGQTCIGIERVYAVEGVFDGFVDRVVQRAERLTVGADGTDIGPITMPSQLEVIRRHIDDALARGGRAVLGGADAVQPPYVRPTVLVDVPEDSAAIREETFGPTLTINRVRDVDEAVARTNALRYGLGGSVFGRRRAMAVAQRLRSGMASVNSALTFAGMSTLPFGGVGDSGFGRIHGADGLREFAQPKAITRRRARSLLPATTFDRTDADIARLVKIVKRFYGR, translated from the coding sequence ATGACGGCTGTATATGTCCCTGGCACCCCGGTGATCGAGGATGGTCGACTCGTGTCGACGAACCCGGCGACCGGCGCGGAGGCGGGGCGCCTGCCGGTCGCGTCCCCCACCGATGTCGAAGCGACCGTCGCCCGGGCCCGCGCCGCCGGCGGGTGGTGGGCCGGGCTGGGCGTCGCCGCCCGACGGGAACGGCTGTTGCGCTGGCGGACCCGGCTGGCGTCCCGCATCGAGGAGCTCGCCGAGCTGGTGCATGTCGAGGGCGGCAAGCCGGTCGCCGAGGCGGTCATCGAGGTGGTCACCGCCGTCGAGCACCTCGACTGGGCCGCGCGCAACGCCAAACGTGTGCTCGGTCCCCGCCGGGTACGGACCCGGCTGATGCTGGCGGAGTTCTCCGCCCACCTGGAATACCAGCCGTACGGTGTGGTCGGCGTGATCGGTCCGTGGAACTATCCCGTGTTCACCCCGATCGGCTCCATCGCCTACGCCCTGGCCGCGGGTAACGCCGTGGTCCTCAAGCCCAGCGAGTACACCCCGGCCGTCGGACAGTGGCTGGTTGACAGCTTCGCGGAGGTCGTCCACGAGGAGCCGGTGTTCTCCGCGGTGCACGGCCTCGGTGAGGTCGGCGCGGCGCTGTGCCGGTCCGGGGTCGACAAGGTGGCGTTCACCGGGTCCACAGCGACTGGTCGAAAGGTGATGGCCGCCTGCGCCGAGTCCCTGACCCCCGTCCTGATCGAGGCAGGCGGAAAGGACGCGATGATCGTCGACACCGACGCCGATCTGGACGCCGCGGCCGCGGCAGCCGTCTGGGGCGGGTTCACCAACGCCGGGCAGACCTGTATCGGCATCGAGCGGGTCTACGCCGTCGAGGGGGTCTTCGACGGCTTCGTCGACCGAGTGGTGCAGCGGGCCGAACGACTCACCGTGGGTGCCGACGGCACCGACATCGGTCCGATCACCATGCCCAGCCAGCTGGAGGTGATCCGCCGACACATCGACGACGCGCTGGCCCGCGGCGGCCGGGCGGTGCTCGGCGGGGCAGACGCGGTGCAGCCGCCGTACGTGCGGCCGACCGTGCTGGTGGACGTGCCGGAGGACTCGGCCGCCATACGCGAGGAAACCTTCGGCCCCACCCTGACCATCAACCGGGTCCGTGACGTTGACGAGGCGGTCGCCCGCACCAACGCACTGCGCTACGGGCTCGGCGGTTCGGTCTTCGGCCGGCGCCGGGCCATGGCGGTCGCGCAGCGCCTGCGCTCCGGAATGGCCTCGGTGAACTCGGCCCTGACCTTCGCCGGGATGTCCACCCTGCCCTTCGGCGGCGTGGGTGACTCCGGGTTCGGGCGTATCCACGGCGCGGACGGGCTACGGGAGTTCGCGCAACCCAAGGCCATCACCCGCCGCCGGGCCCGGTCGCTGCTACCCGCGACGACCTTCGACCGCACCGACGCGGACATCGCCCGCCTGGTCAAGATCGTCAAGCGCTTCTACGGCCGCTGA
- the nucS gene encoding endonuclease NucS translates to MRLVIAKCSVDYVGRLSAHLPPATRLVMVKADGSVSIHADDRAYKPLNWMSPPCRLEEAPGVWRVVNKAGEELRITLEEVFQDTAYELGVDPGLRKDGVEAHLQELLAASPETLGEGFTLVRREYMTAIGPVDLLCRDAEQGAVAVEVKRRGEIDGVEQLTRYLELLNRDPLLAPVQGVFAAQEIKPQARVLATDRGIRCVVVDYDRLRGIERDELTLF, encoded by the coding sequence GTGCGGTTGGTGATTGCGAAGTGCTCTGTGGACTACGTTGGACGGCTCTCGGCTCACCTGCCGCCAGCCACCCGTCTGGTGATGGTGAAGGCGGACGGGTCGGTGTCGATCCACGCCGACGACCGGGCCTACAAGCCGCTGAACTGGATGAGCCCGCCGTGTCGGTTGGAGGAGGCCCCGGGCGTCTGGCGGGTGGTCAACAAGGCCGGTGAGGAGCTGCGGATCACCCTGGAGGAGGTCTTCCAGGACACCGCGTACGAGCTGGGTGTCGACCCGGGCCTGCGTAAGGACGGCGTGGAGGCGCACCTTCAGGAACTGCTGGCGGCCAGCCCGGAGACGCTGGGTGAGGGTTTCACGCTGGTCCGCCGGGAGTACATGACAGCGATCGGCCCGGTGGACCTGTTGTGCCGGGACGCGGAGCAGGGCGCCGTCGCGGTCGAGGTGAAGCGCCGCGGCGAGATCGACGGTGTGGAGCAGCTGACCCGTTACCTGGAACTACTCAACCGGGACCCACTGCTCGCGCCGGTGCAGGGCGTTTTCGCCGCGCAGGAGATCAAGCCCCAGGCGCGGGTGCTCGCTACCGACCGGGGGATCCGCTGCGTGGTCGTCGACTACGACAGGCTGCGTGGCATCGAGCGGGACGAGCTGACCCTGTTCTGA
- a CDS encoding protein meaA, which translates to MDEKAPPGRLPERDRPWVMRTYAGHSSAAATNALFRRNLAKGQTGLSVAFDLPTQTGYDPDHELAAGEVGRVGVPVAHLGDLRALFQGIPLAEMNTSMTINAPAMWLLGLYSIVATEQGAQLDRCAGTTQNDIIKEYLSRGTYIFPPAVSLRLTADIIAYTLGEMPRWNPVNICSYHLQEAGATPVQEVGFALATAVAVLDAVRDSGQVPAERMGDVVQRMSFFVNAGVRFVEEIAKMRAFGALWDEITRDRYGVANPKQRRFRYGVQVNSLGLTEAQPENNIQRIVLEMLGVTLSRDARARAVQLPAWNEALGLPRPWDQQWSLRMQQVLAYESDLLEYPDLFDGSHLMTALVDDIVSGARVELEKVLEMGGVVAAVETGYLKSALVASLADRRRRIEAGTDVVVGVNRFTETEPSPLTAAGAEAIEQVDPAVEAAAATAVGHWRASRDAAAVDAALDQLREDAASTRNLMSATLDCVRAGVTTGEWAGALREVFGEYRAPTGLSGAVGSGADGPLSAVRARVAATARQLGGGRLRLLVGKPGLDGHSNGAEQIAVRARDAGFEVVYQGIRLTAGQIVAAAVEEDVDLVGLSVLSGSHLAAVPAVLAGLHAAGRGDLPVVVGGIIPETDTQTLRDAGVARVFTPKDFALTGVIDELVTVVRHANGLPDEEDPAPVPGRDTVRRR; encoded by the coding sequence ATGGACGAGAAGGCCCCCCCAGGTCGGCTGCCCGAGCGGGACCGTCCGTGGGTGATGCGAACCTACGCCGGGCACAGCTCGGCCGCTGCGACAAACGCGCTCTTCCGCCGCAACCTGGCGAAGGGGCAGACCGGGCTCTCGGTCGCCTTCGACCTGCCCACCCAGACCGGGTACGACCCCGACCACGAGCTCGCCGCCGGGGAGGTCGGCCGAGTGGGTGTGCCGGTGGCGCACCTTGGTGATCTACGGGCTCTCTTCCAGGGTATTCCCCTGGCCGAGATGAACACCTCGATGACCATCAACGCGCCGGCGATGTGGTTGCTCGGCCTCTACAGCATCGTCGCCACCGAGCAGGGTGCGCAGCTCGACCGCTGCGCCGGCACAACCCAGAACGACATCATCAAGGAGTACCTGTCCCGCGGCACCTACATCTTCCCGCCGGCGGTGTCCCTGCGGCTGACCGCCGACATCATCGCGTACACCCTCGGGGAGATGCCCCGGTGGAATCCGGTCAACATCTGCTCCTACCACCTCCAGGAGGCCGGTGCCACCCCGGTTCAGGAGGTCGGCTTCGCGCTGGCCACCGCGGTCGCCGTCCTCGACGCCGTCCGTGACTCCGGCCAGGTGCCGGCCGAGCGGATGGGAGACGTGGTCCAGCGGATGAGCTTCTTCGTCAACGCCGGGGTGCGCTTCGTCGAGGAGATCGCCAAGATGCGTGCCTTCGGTGCGCTCTGGGACGAGATCACCCGCGACCGGTACGGCGTGGCGAACCCGAAGCAGCGCCGGTTTCGCTACGGCGTCCAGGTCAACTCCCTGGGGCTGACCGAGGCGCAGCCGGAGAACAACATCCAACGCATCGTCCTGGAGATGCTCGGCGTGACCCTCTCCCGGGACGCGCGGGCCCGGGCGGTGCAGCTCCCAGCCTGGAACGAGGCCCTCGGACTGCCCCGCCCGTGGGACCAGCAGTGGTCGCTGCGGATGCAACAGGTGCTCGCGTACGAGTCGGACCTGTTGGAGTACCCCGACCTGTTCGACGGCTCACACCTGATGACGGCGCTGGTCGACGACATCGTCTCCGGAGCCCGGGTCGAGCTGGAGAAGGTGCTGGAGATGGGGGGCGTGGTCGCCGCGGTCGAGACCGGCTACCTGAAGAGCGCCCTGGTCGCCTCGCTCGCCGACCGGCGCCGCCGGATCGAGGCCGGCACCGATGTGGTGGTGGGCGTCAACCGGTTCACCGAGACCGAGCCCTCCCCGCTGACCGCGGCCGGCGCCGAGGCGATCGAACAGGTCGATCCGGCGGTGGAGGCGGCCGCCGCGACCGCCGTAGGCCACTGGCGGGCCAGCCGGGACGCCGCGGCCGTGGACGCTGCGCTCGACCAACTCCGCGAGGACGCCGCCTCCACCAGGAACCTGATGTCGGCCACGCTCGACTGCGTACGCGCCGGGGTGACCACCGGTGAGTGGGCGGGCGCGCTGCGAGAGGTTTTCGGGGAGTACCGGGCCCCGACCGGCCTGTCTGGCGCGGTCGGTTCCGGTGCCGACGGCCCGCTGTCGGCGGTCCGGGCCCGGGTCGCCGCCACCGCTCGGCAACTGGGCGGTGGGCGGCTGCGACTGCTGGTCGGCAAGCCCGGTCTGGACGGGCACTCCAACGGCGCCGAGCAGATCGCGGTGCGAGCCCGTGACGCCGGCTTCGAGGTGGTCTATCAAGGCATCCGACTGACCGCTGGGCAGATCGTGGCCGCCGCCGTGGAGGAGGACGTTGACCTGGTCGGCCTCTCCGTTCTCTCCGGCTCGCACCTTGCGGCTGTGCCGGCTGTCCTGGCGGGGCTGCATGCCGCCGGACGGGGTGATCTGCCCGTCGTGGTCGGCGGCATCATCCCGGAGACGGACACGCAGACCCTGCGGGATGCTGGAGTAGCCCGGGTCTTCACGCCGAAGGACTTCGCGCTCACCGGGGTCATCGACGAGTTGGTGACCGTGGTTCGCCACGCCAACGGCCTGCCGGACGAGGAGGATCCTGCGCCGGTTCCCGGGCGCGACACCGTGCGCCGGCGCTGA
- a CDS encoding ABC transporter ATP-binding protein — MDNELAIAARGLRKAYGKNVAVAGVDLEVRRGEVFALLGPNGAGKTTTVEILEGYRRRDAGEVSVLGSDPTAPAANWRNRIGIVLQGVGEFDELNVSELVHHFAGFYADADDPEKVIARVGLAGKARARTHTLSGGQKRRLDVALGIIGRPELLFLDEPTTGFDPEARREFWQLIRDLAAAGTTIVLTTHYLDEAEALADRVGVIAGGRLIEVAAPEHLGNRQQAHATVSWRTPEGRSESTESATPTELVTELAARFGGEVPGLTVTRPTLEDVYLRMIGHR; from the coding sequence ATGGACAACGAGCTCGCGATCGCCGCGCGGGGGCTACGCAAGGCGTACGGGAAGAACGTGGCCGTGGCCGGGGTGGACCTGGAGGTCCGGCGGGGCGAGGTGTTCGCCCTCCTCGGCCCGAACGGCGCCGGCAAGACCACCACCGTAGAAATCCTGGAGGGTTACCGGCGACGCGACGCCGGTGAGGTCTCGGTGCTCGGCAGCGACCCGACGGCCCCCGCCGCGAACTGGCGCAACCGGATCGGCATCGTCCTCCAGGGCGTCGGCGAGTTCGACGAGCTCAACGTCTCCGAACTGGTCCATCACTTCGCCGGTTTCTACGCCGACGCCGACGATCCGGAGAAGGTGATCGCCCGCGTCGGGCTGGCTGGCAAGGCCCGGGCGCGCACCCACACCCTCTCCGGCGGACAGAAGCGCCGCCTGGATGTGGCACTCGGCATCATCGGCCGGCCCGAGCTGCTCTTCCTCGACGAACCGACCACCGGCTTCGACCCGGAGGCGCGGCGCGAGTTCTGGCAGTTGATTCGGGATCTGGCGGCCGCCGGAACCACGATCGTGCTGACCACGCACTACCTCGACGAGGCGGAGGCACTCGCGGACCGGGTGGGGGTGATCGCCGGCGGCCGGCTGATCGAGGTAGCCGCGCCCGAGCACCTGGGCAACCGGCAACAGGCCCACGCGACGGTCTCCTGGCGTACGCCCGAGGGGCGGTCGGAGAGCACGGAGAGCGCGACACCCACGGAGCTGGTGACGGAGTTGGCCGCGCGTTTCGGCGGCGAGGTGCCCGGGCTCACGGTCACCCGGCCGACCCTCGAGGACGTCTACCTGCGGATGATCGGACACCGATGA
- a CDS encoding ABC transporter permease, translated as MTTTLKPATATRAASHQPGPLALALRQGRLELTQFLRSRESVVFTMGFPVVMILIFAAVFDGEIAPGVSYPQYFITGMIATGLMTVSFQNLGIWIPIERDRGVLKRYRGTPMPKWVYFAGKVIMVVVIGIVETAVLLAVSVAVFDLHLPGTATTWLTFGWVSVLGITACTLCGIAISSLARTSRSGSAVVTPVALVLQFTSGVFFVFTELPSWMQQAAALFPLKWMCQGLRSVFLPDTFAGQEPGGSYELGRVALVLAAWCVIGLLLCLGTFRWTTRRDG; from the coding sequence ATGACCACGACGTTGAAGCCCGCCACGGCCACCCGGGCAGCGAGCCACCAGCCCGGCCCACTCGCCCTCGCGCTGCGGCAGGGCCGGCTGGAGCTCACCCAGTTCCTGCGCAGCCGGGAGTCCGTCGTGTTCACGATGGGATTCCCGGTCGTCATGATCCTGATCTTCGCCGCGGTCTTCGACGGCGAGATCGCGCCCGGCGTGAGCTATCCGCAGTACTTCATCACCGGCATGATCGCGACCGGTCTGATGACGGTGAGTTTCCAGAACCTCGGCATCTGGATTCCGATCGAACGAGACCGCGGAGTGCTCAAGCGCTACCGCGGCACGCCGATGCCGAAGTGGGTGTACTTCGCCGGCAAGGTGATCATGGTAGTGGTGATCGGCATCGTGGAGACGGCAGTGCTACTCGCCGTCTCGGTGGCCGTGTTCGACCTACACCTGCCAGGCACTGCCACGACGTGGCTGACCTTCGGCTGGGTGTCGGTCCTCGGCATCACCGCCTGCACGTTGTGCGGCATCGCGATCTCCTCGTTGGCACGGACGTCCCGCAGCGGCTCGGCGGTGGTCACCCCGGTTGCCCTCGTCCTCCAGTTCACCTCCGGGGTGTTCTTCGTCTTCACCGAGTTGCCGAGCTGGATGCAGCAGGCGGCCGCGCTCTTCCCGCTCAAGTGGATGTGCCAGGGGCTCCGCTCGGTCTTCCTGCCGGACACCTTCGCCGGACAGGAGCCGGGGGGCTCGTACGAGCTGGGTCGAGTCGCTCTGGTGCTGGCCGCCTGGTGCGTGATCGGGCTCCTGCTCTGCCTCGGCACCTTCCGCTGGACCACCCGCCGCGACGGCTGA
- a CDS encoding 3-hydroxyacyl-CoA dehydrogenase family protein, whose product MAGRLAVVGAGLMGSGIAQVAAQAGWQVTLRDLDDAATKRGLEGIQRSLEKFAEKGKISSADAEAALGRITPTTDLGAAADADIVVEAVFEKLELKHEIFRALDKICKADAVLATNTSAIPVTQIAAATERPESVVGTHFFSPVPMMKLCELVRGYKTSDATIGTARAFAEEIGKTVVVVNRDTAGFVTTRLICALVMEAVSLVESGVISAEDLDNACKLGFGHAMGPLATVDLTGVDVLLNATRNIYTDTADEKFFPPELLQRMAAAGDLGRKTGQGFYSHG is encoded by the coding sequence ATGGCGGGTCGACTCGCGGTCGTCGGTGCTGGACTGATGGGCTCGGGAATCGCCCAGGTCGCGGCACAGGCGGGCTGGCAGGTGACGCTGCGGGACCTGGACGACGCGGCCACGAAGCGGGGCCTGGAGGGCATTCAGCGGTCGCTGGAGAAGTTCGCCGAGAAGGGGAAGATCTCGTCAGCCGATGCCGAGGCGGCGCTCGGCCGGATCACCCCCACCACCGACCTGGGGGCTGCCGCCGACGCGGACATCGTTGTCGAGGCGGTCTTTGAGAAGCTCGAGCTCAAGCACGAGATCTTCCGCGCGTTGGACAAGATCTGCAAGGCGGATGCGGTGCTCGCCACCAACACCTCGGCGATCCCGGTCACCCAGATCGCCGCCGCCACCGAGCGCCCGGAGTCGGTTGTCGGCACCCACTTCTTCTCCCCGGTACCGATGATGAAGCTGTGCGAGTTGGTCCGCGGCTACAAGACCAGCGACGCCACCATCGGTACGGCGAGGGCCTTCGCCGAGGAGATCGGCAAGACGGTCGTGGTCGTCAACCGGGACACCGCCGGCTTCGTCACCACCCGGCTGATCTGCGCGTTGGTGATGGAGGCGGTCAGCCTGGTCGAATCCGGCGTGATCTCCGCCGAGGACCTGGACAATGCCTGCAAGCTGGGCTTCGGCCACGCCATGGGCCCGCTGGCGACGGTGGACCTGACCGGGGTGGATGTTCTGCTCAACGCCACCCGCAACATCTACACCGACACCGCGGACGAGAAGTTCTTCCCCCCGGAGCTGCTCCAGCGGATGGCCGCCGCCGGTGACCTGGGCCGCAAGACCGGCCAGGGCTTCTACTCGCACGGATAG
- the murA gene encoding UDP-N-acetylglucosamine 1-carboxyvinyltransferase, translated as MTHSLRTPDLMIPDRPDPAWLTGPGDAAVDDVIRVRGGTQMTGTVHVVGAKNSALKLMAAALLAPGRSVITNVPRITDIAIMGEVLRRLGCGVRFDADHPVDPMVAYGGVPRSRSVTIDVPETPGIDADCDLVRRLRASICVLGPLLARRGSVRVAHPGGDAIGSRGLDMHISGLTRMGAEISGERGCVVATAPHGLRGTEIVLDFPSVGATENLVMAAVLAQGTTVIDNAAREPEIVDICTMLSQMGALIDGAGTSTLTVVGVPGLHPVRHATVGDRIVAGTWAFGAAMTRGDVTVTGASPAFLDIALDKLVAAGALVETRRDAFRIRMEDRPRAVDVVTLPYPGFATDLLPMAIGLAAVSDGASLITENIFDGRFMFANEMMRLGADIQTDGHHAVVRGRQRLSGALVRATDIRAGAGLLIAGLCTDGVTEVSQVHHVDRGYPDFVADLRALGVEVQRGGAADEGISLGR; from the coding sequence ATGACGCACAGCCTACGGACCCCGGATCTGATGATCCCGGACCGGCCGGACCCCGCCTGGTTGACCGGCCCGGGCGACGCCGCGGTTGACGATGTCATTCGGGTGCGTGGTGGCACCCAGATGACCGGCACCGTGCACGTGGTGGGCGCCAAGAACTCGGCCTTGAAACTCATGGCCGCGGCGCTGCTGGCACCGGGTCGTAGCGTCATCACCAACGTCCCAAGGATCACTGACATCGCGATCATGGGCGAGGTGTTGCGTCGGCTCGGCTGCGGAGTCCGGTTCGACGCGGACCATCCGGTGGATCCGATGGTGGCGTACGGCGGGGTTCCCCGCTCCCGGTCGGTGACCATCGATGTACCGGAGACCCCCGGCATCGACGCGGACTGCGATCTGGTTCGCCGGCTGCGCGCGTCCATCTGCGTACTCGGCCCCCTGCTGGCGCGTCGTGGATCTGTCCGGGTGGCCCATCCGGGGGGCGACGCGATCGGCTCGCGCGGGTTGGACATGCACATCTCCGGGCTCACCCGGATGGGCGCCGAGATCTCCGGGGAGCGCGGCTGCGTGGTCGCCACGGCCCCACACGGGCTGCGCGGCACCGAGATCGTGCTGGACTTCCCGAGCGTCGGCGCCACCGAGAACCTGGTGATGGCGGCGGTGCTCGCCCAGGGCACCACGGTCATCGACAACGCCGCCCGTGAGCCAGAGATCGTGGACATCTGCACGATGCTCAGCCAGATGGGTGCGCTCATCGATGGTGCCGGCACCTCGACCCTGACCGTCGTCGGCGTGCCCGGGTTACATCCGGTGCGGCATGCCACCGTGGGGGACCGGATCGTCGCGGGTACGTGGGCGTTCGGCGCGGCGATGACTCGGGGTGACGTGACGGTGACCGGCGCATCCCCGGCCTTCCTCGACATCGCCCTGGACAAGCTGGTCGCCGCCGGTGCGCTGGTGGAGACGCGGCGGGACGCCTTCCGGATCCGGATGGAGGACCGACCCCGTGCCGTGGATGTGGTCACCTTGCCCTACCCCGGGTTCGCCACCGACCTGCTACCGATGGCGATCGGGCTGGCGGCGGTCAGCGACGGCGCCTCCCTGATAACCGAGAACATTTTCGACGGTCGGTTCATGTTCGCCAACGAGATGATGCGGCTCGGCGCGGACATTCAGACCGACGGTCATCACGCTGTGGTCCGGGGGCGACAGCGGCTCTCCGGGGCGCTGGTGCGGGCAACCGACATCCGTGCCGGAGCGGGTCTCTTGATCGCGGGACTCTGTACCGACGGGGTCACCGAGGTATCCCAGGTGCACCACGTGGATCGGGGCTATCCGGACTTCGTGGCGGACCTGCGGGCCCTCGGCGTCGAGGTGCAGCGGGGTGGCGCTGCCGACGAGGGCATCTCCCTCGGACGGTGA
- a CDS encoding cob(I)yrinic acid a,c-diamide adenosyltransferase, with translation MAVHLTRIYTKAGDAGTTRLSNNEQVPKTDPRIAAYADVDECNAAIGVALALGQLDEELRTVLGSIQNDLFDVGADLATPVEPNPKYPPLRVTEAYVERLEGWCDEYNARLSKLDSFTLPGGTAGAALLHVARTVARRAERAAWALITHDPDRTSTLPAKYLNRLSDLLFILSRTANPAGDVLWVPGGKH, from the coding sequence ATGGCCGTCCACCTCACGCGCATCTACACCAAGGCCGGCGACGCCGGCACGACCAGGCTGAGCAACAACGAGCAGGTCCCGAAGACTGATCCCCGGATCGCCGCGTACGCGGACGTCGACGAGTGCAACGCGGCGATCGGCGTGGCGCTCGCCCTCGGGCAACTCGACGAAGAGCTGCGCACGGTACTCGGATCGATCCAAAACGACCTGTTCGACGTGGGAGCTGACCTGGCCACGCCGGTCGAGCCGAATCCGAAGTACCCACCGCTGCGGGTCACCGAGGCATACGTTGAGCGCCTTGAGGGCTGGTGCGACGAGTACAACGCACGCCTGAGCAAGCTCGACTCCTTCACCCTCCCCGGCGGCACCGCCGGCGCGGCGCTCCTGCATGTTGCGCGGACGGTAGCCCGGCGCGCCGAGCGTGCGGCTTGGGCCCTGATCACCCACGATCCCGACCGAACCAGCACGCTCCCGGCAAAGTATCTCAACCGGCTCTCCGATCTGCTCTTTATCCTGTCAAGAACGGCAAATCCGGCCGGAGATGTGCTATGGGTACCCGGCGGCAAGCACTGA